TGGCAAGGCCTGCTATCGCGCCTGACACGGTTCCAAGCATCGTCGGTTTCCCGTTGCGTATCCATTCAATAACAGCCCATGTTACCGCCGCTGATGACGCGGCCATATTGGTGGTTACAAAAGCATTGGCCGCGATTCCGTTTGCGCCAAGCGCCGAACCCGCGTTAAACCCAAACCAGCCAAACCATAAAAGCCCCGCGCCAAGCACCGTAAATGGAAGATTATGCGGTATGGGGCCAAGCGATTCTGTCCCTTTTCTTTTACCGATAACAAACGCAGTAACCAATGCCGCAATCCCGGCGCTTACATGGACAACTATGCCGCCCGCAAAATCAAGCGCGCCCATTTCCGCAAGCCAGCCGCCTTTTCCCCACACCCAGTGACAGATAGGGTTATAAATAAAAGTCGCCCATAAAACCGTAAATAAAAGAAAAGATGAAAATTTAACCCTTTCCACAAAAGCGCCAAAAATTAAAGCGGGAGTAATTACAGCAAACATTGCCTGAAATATCATGAAAGCCAGCCCGGGAATATTCGGCGCGTAATTACTGCCTTCCTGACCCACCCCGTTTAACATAAAGTGCTGAAAACCGCCAATAAAACCGTTGCCTTCGCCAAAACTTAAACTGTATCCTATTACCATCCACTGCATACTGATAACAGCAAGCGTTATAAACGCTTTCATAAGAACGCTTAAAACATTTTTCTTTCTTACCATCCCGCCGTAAAAGAAGCCCAGTGCCGGCGTCATAAGCATTACCAGTGCGGCGCTCATTAATACCCAGGCGGTATCAGCGCCGTTAATTCCGGGTACTGCTGCAGATGAAGTTTCTTCAGCAAATAAAGAAACACCCGCACCCATAAAAACAGCCATAATAACAAACATAAGCCTTTTCAATATACATAACCTCCATAAAAAATACTTTTTAACATAAAACTATTTAACATGTCAGCAAAACCCGTGCCACACGCGTATATATTGGGTTATAAACATTTTTGATATTTTCAGACATGAAAATCTGATTAGTTTTTAATCAGACATTAAGATAGTTTTGGAAAGTGAGTTATGGATGAATAGATTCCAATTATAAACGCACAGAGCGTGCACGCAGAATTTTTTCAGTTAATTTATTTATGGCTTATACCCTTTTGCTTATTGTCCTATTTATGGCTTATACCCTTTTGCTTATTGTCCTATTTATGGCTTATACCCTTTTGCTTATTATCCTATTTATGGCTTATACTCTTTGGGCTAACCTCTTATTTTCTTATAGCCCGAACTCTTTCATCTTTGCTTTAAGAGTATTGCGGTTTATTCCAAGCATTTCAGCCGTTTTAGACTTATTATAATCCGTCTTAATAAGCATTTCTTCCATAAGCCTTTTTTCCATGCCGCCTATGACTTTAGCGTATATTTCGCCTTCACTGGCTTTGTATATTTCACTGTCTAAGTAACCTTTTATGCCTGAATCTTCTTTATCTGTTTTTTTGCCGGCATTTATGGAATCCGGAACAAGCGATATATCAATTAAATTGCCCTTTGACATTATTACCGCGCGTTCCAGCGCGTTTTCAAGTTCCCTGATATTGCCCGGCCATTCATACGCCACAAACATATCTTCAGTCTTT
The nucleotide sequence above comes from Candidatus Goldiibacteriota bacterium HGW-Goldbacteria-1. Encoded proteins:
- a CDS encoding ammonia channel protein is translated as MNGADTAWVLMSAALVMLMTPALGFFYGGMVRKKNVLSVLMKAFITLAVISMQWMVIGYSLSFGEGNGFIGGFQHFMLNGVGQEGSNYAPNIPGLAFMIFQAMFAVITPALIFGAFVERVKFSSFLLFTVLWATFIYNPICHWVWGKGGWLAEMGALDFAGGIVVHVSAGIAALVTAFVIGKRKGTESLGPIPHNLPFTVLGAGLLWFGWFGFNAGSALGANGIAANAFVTTNMAASSAAVTWAVIEWIRNGKPTMLGTVSGAIAGLATITPSAGFVDAGAALIIGVIASMFCFVAVSIIKMKFKYDDSLDAFGVHGVGGMIGPLLTGVFANPAVNALGTGLLFGNPKQLGIQAVAVGATIAYSFIGTFIIFKAIDLLMGVRLKERDENIGVDLSQHNERAYTLIE